AGGACGCATTATATCATCTTCTACGACTATATATACTACAGGTGTCGGCATGTTGCCTTGTCCTTTGTTGGTAAGTGTGAAAACTACTTTTTCATCATTATCACACACCCCATTAACTGTCACATCAGAACCCTCATAATTAGTAGGAATACTACATGGTTCATTAGGATATCCGAGCGCTGTAATACAATGTGTTTGTCCGATTTCAGTATCTTGGCAATCAATATTTACGACTATATCAATATGACCTGAAGCATCAGGTTCCACATTGCCAAGCGCAAAAAATAAGGTATCACCTATTATTGTATATGGCACAGAGGTAGATACTATAGTCATATATTCGTCCAATATTACTGCAACACCAGGATCTTCTGCTGTTATGGTACCAATATTTTCATATCTGATACGTACCGAATTATTAAAACACCTTCTGAAAAATGCTGCATTCACATTAGTTTGCAGGATGGCACATGATTGGATAGCATTTGCTGTAAAGTCAATGTTTGGTACAGTTTGGTCTTCTGTAATAGTCACAGAAATAGGTGGTGTACATATAGAATACAAATCATTTTTAGGGACTAAAGACACCGTATAAGTTCCTTCTGGCAAACCTGCTGAATAACTGCCATCTGCCTTTATATTCCTTACGTAGGTATTAGTGCCATTATCTAAAAAAACCATCCAATCTTTCAATATCCTACTATCTGGATCAGCAACACAATCATTGTCAATATCAAGTAAGGCATTTCCAGTTATGGTGCCAAAATTTATATTTAATGGGTTATATGACATGGAAATACAGGAACTAATGATATTGTCTGAAATAAATTCGTTTATAAAATCCGGATCCAAAACAAAATAGCTGGTGGCTTGTGCATTTAGGATTTTGAATTTTAGAGTCATAAATGGTTTAGTATTATCAATCTCTAATGGTAATGCATTATTACTTAAACCTGCAAAAAGTAATCGACCTGGCTCCCAATTAAAATCAGTGGGGGAAACTGAATTGTTACCATTAAATACTCTTATAGAATCAAATTCCAAAATATCAGCGTCAAACAAAAATCCGATTTGAAGACCAAGAAAATTGGTTTTTTGATGTTGATAAAGTTCTACGACAAGTCGATCTCCTTCAAATGAGTATTGGGGGATCAATAAAATCGTATCCTGACAAGCTTTCAAAGGAGATAACAGAGCTGTCAATGCTACGAGCATCAATGAAATATAAAGGTGTTTTTTCATGATAATTTGATTATGTTTAGGTATTATTAAAATTTACTTCACAAAGATAAGTCTTCAATATTTGGATATTAAAAAACATAATATTACATTTGTAGTGAATAAAAAGATGTAAATTGATTCTATATATATGTCTATCAATAAATTACAAAAATATTTGTACCAAATATCATGACTAAGCTTACCCAGATTTCAGCCATTTTATCTGTTAAAGATAAAAAGAAATTCAGAGAACTGATAACCACATCACTTTTTGGTGGAAAACCAAAACATCTTGCTATGTTTGATCTGGTATGTAAATGCATGAGTTTGGAAAAGGTCTCAGTCGAAGACCGACTAATTCAGAGTGACCTGTACAAAATGATAGAAAAGTATATTGTAATGCAAAAAGCATTATCTGATGATATGTATCGCGGACAGACATTATTGGAAATATTCAGGCTTCAGGAAAATCAAAAGCTTTTTGATTCTTACCTTAATAGAGTTTCTGAAAATAGTAGTCAAAGCCCTGATACTGGATATGGAGCTTTATTAGCTTACGAAAAATGGAAGTTTGACCTACTCAAAAGTAGATTTACTAATGTAGAGATAGGCACCATTGTGGACTTAAATGATCGGTCACTCATCCTTCAAAAACTAAAACAAAGTGTTAATCTTGCATCACAGTCCACACTTATTACCAAAGATCAAAATTTTGGTTTATTACCCTTTATATTGAATTTTATTGAAGAACAGGAATTGGATAAATATGATGATATCGGATTATATTATTATTGTTGGATGATGATGAATTACTCTGACGAAAAACATTGGTTTGAAAAATTTGATGCATTATACAGGAGGGTTTCGGACTCCATTCAGGAAGAAGAAAAAAGTACATTATATTTTCAGGGGATAAACTTTTGTATCAGACGCTATAATAAAGGCGAAAAAGATTACGGTCATATTTTGATGAATTATTACATAGAAGGATTGGACAAAGGATATTTGCTGGTGAATGGTTGGCTTTCACGCAATACGTACCGAAATATTTGTACTATTGCAATTAGATTGCAAAGGGTGGAAGAAGCAAACAAGATTACAATAGCTTATAAGGACCTAATTCGACCAGATGAACGGGAAAGTGCATATCATTTTAATCTTGCTAATATTTCCTTTTCAGAAAAAAATTATAATGAAGCAATCATATCCATGCAAAAAGTCAATTTCGATGACCATTTATCCAATTTATTTGCAAAAACGTTACTGTTAAAGATCTATTATGAAAGTGGTCAAATCAGACTTCTGGATTCTCATTTAGACGCCATGCAAGTATATCTCCAACGACAAAAAATAGTAGGATATCACAAAATCAATTATGATAAAATGATAAAATACACCAAAAAAATATTGAAACAAAACCCATATGATAAGGAAAGTAAGGAAAAATTGATTTCAGAAATTTCTCAGGAATCATCGGTAACCGATAAGGAGTGGTTGTTAAAACAAGCTTCAGTAATTTAAAGGTTTAAACGATTACATATCCCAAAACCGGAACATAAGTACCCGCAAGGTGTTTTGAAAATATACAATAACGCATTGAAATGCTGGAAAAGCTACTCCTAACCTTACTCTTCTTCACATCATTGATGTTGTCAGCCCAGGAAAAACAAAAGAATTTTATTATTAAGACTAATGTGCTTAATGCGTTTATAATACCCTCGGTGCATCTCGAATTTAAATTGGCCGACAAATCTTCTGTGGTGCTTAATTTTCACCGTGGTAATTTGATTTTTTTTAATGAAAAGAATTGGATCAATGCGTCCATAGATTTCAAAAAATACTTTTCCAGTAAGACAAACCTTACCGGTTTCTATTTGTCACCCGGGATATCTTATAATTATGATTACGATGAAGTTAAACTTGACTACACCGGTAATGTGCTGAAATATGGAACTACAAATATCGGAGGAATTGTGAGGGTTGGTTACCAATTTGGTCTAAATAATCATTGGATTATTGATCTAGGTACAGGAGTGGTGATTGATAAAGAAATTGAATCTTACTACGACGATAAAATCAAAGCTGAACTGAGATTGATGGCTGGAGTTGGGTACAAGTTTTAAAGATGAATGGAGTCAGTAGCATGAACGTAGGGATGCCAACATGAACGCAGGGATGCCAACATGAACTGCGAACATGAACCCAATATGAAATATCTGTCATTTTGGCAATTTGCAATATTTTTAATGTAAATATGGCAATAGAAACTGCTGCTTCCGAATAAAATCAGGTATAAATGTCAGTTAAAATGAAATGGCACGTTTAATGATATCTCATATATATCAATCTTATAATTATTTGTTCACTTTTAAAATTAAAATCAGATATAGTATGAAACCAATTAATGACAGAGTTGTCGTAAAGCCTGCGCCGGCAGAAGAAAAGACTACGGGAGGAATTATTATTCCTGATACTGCAAAAGAAAAGCCGCAAAAAGGTCAGGTAGTGGCAGTTGGACCTGGTAAAGAAGACAACAAAATGACCGTTCAGATAGGTGATACCGTTTTGTATGGCAAATACGCCGGTCAGGAGATCACACATGAAGGTCAGGACTATCTTATCATGAGAGAGGATGATATCTTAGTTATCCTTTAATTTTTATTCAGAATTCATTGTTTAACATTAAAAAAATCAAATAAAATATGGCTAAAGTAATCAGCTTTGATTCAGAAGCACGTGCAAAATTAAAATCCGGTATTGATCAGTTATCAAATGCTGTGAAAGTGACATTAGGACCAAAAGGTAGAAATGTTGTTATCCAAAAAAGTTTCGGATCACCTATTATTACAAAAGATGGTGTTACTGTTGCAAAAGAAATCGAATTGGAAGATGCAATAGAGAACATGGGTGCTCAGATGGTAAAAGAAGTTGCTTCCAAAACAGCAGATGCTGCGGGTGATGGTACAACAACTGCTACAGTTTTGGCACAAGCGATGGTTTCAGCAGGTATGAAATATGTAACTGCCGGAGCCAATCCAATGGATCTTAAAAGAGGGATTGATAAGGCGGTAGCTGTTGTTATCAAAGACCTTAAATCTCAAAGCGAAGAAGTAGGTTCTGACTTCGATAAAATCCAACAGGTAGCTTCTATATCTGCAAACAACGACGAAGAAATAGGAAGCCTTATCGCTGATGCGATGAAAAGAGTGACTAAAGACGGTGTTATCACTGTTGAAGAAGCAAAAGGAACGGATACTTATGTGGATGAAGTGATTGGTATGCAGTTTGACAGAGGTTATTTGTCTCCGTACTTCATTACAAATACTGAAAACATGACTACAGAATATGAAAATCCATTGATTCTGATTCATGACAAAAAAATATCCAATGTTCAGGAAATCGTTCCTATCCTTGAGAAATCTGTACAGACTGGAAGGCCATTGTTGATCATTGCAGAAGATGTTGACAGTCAGGCTTTGGGCACTTTGGTGGTAAACAGACTAAGAGCAGGTTTGAAAGTAGTTGCGGTGAAAGCACCGGGATTCGGTGACAGACGTAAAGCAATGCTGGAAGATATTGCCATTTTGACAGGTGGAACAGTTATTTCTGAAGAACAAGGTTATAAACTGGAAAATACAACTCTTGCTGAATTGGGTCAGGCTGAAAAAATAACAGTTGACAAAGACAATACAACGTTGGTTAATGGTAAAGGACAACAAGCTGATATCAATTCAAGAATTGCACAGATAAAAGCACAAATTGAAACTACTACTTCTGATTATGATAAAGAGAAGTTACAGGAGAGATTGGCTAAATTGGCTGGTGGCGTTGCAGTACTTTATGTAGGTGCATCTACAGAAGTAGAAATGAAGGAGAAAAAAGACAGAGTAGATGATGCACTTCATGCAACAAGAGCAGCAGTAGAAGAAGGAATCGTGTCAGGTGGTGGTGTTGCTTTAATCAGAGCAATCAGCAGTCTTGAAAATTTCAAAGGTATAAACGAAGATGAGAATCTGGGTATTCAGATAGTCAGAAAAGCACTTGAATCGCCATTAAGGATCATTGCTGAAAATGCAGGTGTGGATGGATCAGTGGTGTTTTTTGAAGTTCAGAAACAAAAAGGAGCACATGGATACAATGCCCGTACCGGTGTTTATGAAGATTTGAAAAAAGCAGGTGTTATCGACCCTACTAAGGTTACAAGAGTAGCGGTTGAGAAT
The genomic region above belongs to Saprospiraceae bacterium and contains:
- a CDS encoding DUF3575 domain-containing protein — its product is MLEKLLLTLLFFTSLMLSAQEKQKNFIIKTNVLNAFIIPSVHLEFKLADKSSVVLNFHRGNLIFFNEKNWINASIDFKKYFSSKTNLTGFYLSPGISYNYDYDEVKLDYTGNVLKYGTTNIGGIVRVGYQFGLNNHWIIDLGTGVVIDKEIESYYDDKIKAELRLMAGVGYKF
- a CDS encoding co-chaperone GroES, with translation MKPINDRVVVKPAPAEEKTTGGIIIPDTAKEKPQKGQVVAVGPGKEDNKMTVQIGDTVLYGKYAGQEITHEGQDYLIMREDDILVIL
- a CDS encoding T9SS type A sorting domain-containing protein encodes the protein MKKHLYISLMLVALTALLSPLKACQDTILLIPQYSFEGDRLVVELYQHQKTNFLGLQIGFLFDADILEFDSIRVFNGNNSVSPTDFNWEPGRLLFAGLSNNALPLEIDNTKPFMTLKFKILNAQATSYFVLDPDFINEFISDNIISSCISMSYNPLNINFGTITGNALLDIDNDCVADPDSRILKDWMVFLDNGTNTYVRNIKADGSYSAGLPEGTYTVSLVPKNDLYSICTPPISVTITEDQTVPNIDFTANAIQSCAILQTNVNAAFFRRCFNNSVRIRYENIGTITAEDPGVAVILDEYMTIVSTSVPYTIIGDTLFFALGNVEPDASGHIDIVVNIDCQDTEIGQTHCITALGYPNEPCSIPTNYEGSDVTVNGVCDNDEKVVFTLTNKGQGNMPTPVVYIVVEDDIMRPPVSYQLAANESLVVDLDADGKTYSLLTQNEINFPGLSRPRAFVEGCGTGSTSTGFVNTFPMDDFDSFVDILCLQNIGAYDPNDITGFPSGYGDKKYIEKYDKIEYKIRFQNTGTDTAFNIVIRNLIEDHLDINTFKMTVASHDYSYQFEKDRELVVTFKDIQLVDSFKNEALSHGYLVYEIYPSKALIDEDRIDNRAEIYFDFNTPIQTNTENHTIGRPLFVSSVISYDPKVQVAAYPNPTYGNLIIDVTENDHLTYSIIDMTGKVLKSGVYNNGTGIDCTSLNQGIYLAQISYRSNAMATVKFIKN
- the groL gene encoding chaperonin GroEL (60 kDa chaperone family; promotes refolding of misfolded polypeptides especially under stressful conditions; forms two stacked rings of heptamers to form a barrel-shaped 14mer; ends can be capped by GroES; misfolded proteins enter the barrel where they are refolded when GroES binds), translated to MAKVISFDSEARAKLKSGIDQLSNAVKVTLGPKGRNVVIQKSFGSPIITKDGVTVAKEIELEDAIENMGAQMVKEVASKTADAAGDGTTTATVLAQAMVSAGMKYVTAGANPMDLKRGIDKAVAVVIKDLKSQSEEVGSDFDKIQQVASISANNDEEIGSLIADAMKRVTKDGVITVEEAKGTDTYVDEVIGMQFDRGYLSPYFITNTENMTTEYENPLILIHDKKISNVQEIVPILEKSVQTGRPLLIIAEDVDSQALGTLVVNRLRAGLKVVAVKAPGFGDRRKAMLEDIAILTGGTVISEEQGYKLENTTLAELGQAEKITVDKDNTTLVNGKGQQADINSRIAQIKAQIETTTSDYDKEKLQERLAKLAGGVAVLYVGASTEVEMKEKKDRVDDALHATRAAVEEGIVSGGGVALIRAISSLENFKGINEDENLGIQIVRKALESPLRIIAENAGVDGSVVFFEVQKQKGAHGYNARTGVYEDLKKAGVIDPTKVTRVAVENAASIASMVLTTECVVSDKKEDHPSMPPMGGGGMPGMM